A region of Syntrophorhabdaceae bacterium DNA encodes the following proteins:
- a CDS encoding PAS domain S-box protein: MGITGKTKEELLREISGLRECITELEKTDSERENVETVLRQTEEKYRNIYENATEGIFQASVDGRFISANPSLARIHGYDSPEELIESISNIARQLYVNPADGFELIGQLSRHGAVKNYEVQMYRKDRNLQWILINVREVRDDRGALLYYEGTMQDITLRKKTEAALIESEERYRTAIEHSNDGVAIIHENKHKYVNRRFVEMFEYDTPDDIIGKPVTFVAHPDDKEKLIGINNRRHENEPVPSRYEFKGITKTGKSIFVEVSAASIPSRGIFVYLVYLRDITERKKAEETLRNERNRFRTLSDNAPFGITMIDAQGVFTYINPKFKELFGYDLNDVPNGREWFKRAFPDPVYRKKVVATWVNDIKYAGSGHKPVSRTFDVTCKDRTVKTINFIPVQLATGEHITTFEDITERIQAHEALIRSRNELERLNMAKTKAVDHISHELKTPLSVIQGNIRLLKRKLDNTQSYPVIKGLLESLERNLERLFNISEETDRIFIVSQELEAGATLDELERLWQRIEGLSDIPQNIRTHWNVVKEWMNQYTAGSTFSFQLIDLYSFILSIVEKAKHSAAHRAIHFEVEGQNDLFIFMDPVIIKDIGEGLIKNAIENTPDGGKIRITAEQQGDRALLRVTDTGVGITADNQQYLFDGLFHTKDTEMYSSKRPYDFGAGGKGLELLQMKFYAKRFGFDISLASTRCRFIPTDQDLCPGDISRCPHCATDEDCFQSGTTFTVSFPVGQKTRESQKSGE, translated from the coding sequence GGGGATATTCCAGGCAAGTGTCGACGGGAGGTTTATCAGCGCCAATCCGTCACTTGCCCGCATCCACGGATATGACTCCCCTGAAGAACTCATCGAGTCCATATCGAATATCGCCCGGCAGCTTTATGTGAACCCCGCGGACGGCTTCGAGCTGATAGGTCAACTCAGCAGGCATGGAGCGGTAAAGAACTATGAAGTTCAGATGTACCGGAAGGACAGAAACCTCCAGTGGATACTGATAAACGTCCGGGAAGTCCGCGACGACAGGGGGGCTCTTCTTTACTATGAAGGGACGATGCAGGATATTACCCTGCGGAAAAAGACCGAAGCAGCCCTCATCGAGAGCGAGGAGCGGTACAGGACCGCCATAGAGCACTCCAATGACGGCGTGGCCATCATCCATGAAAACAAGCATAAGTATGTGAACAGACGATTCGTTGAGATGTTCGAATACGATACCCCTGATGATATCATCGGAAAACCGGTTACCTTCGTCGCCCATCCCGATGACAAGGAAAAACTTATCGGTATTAACAACAGGCGGCATGAAAATGAACCGGTCCCGTCAAGATACGAGTTCAAGGGTATCACAAAGACCGGGAAGTCCATCTTTGTTGAGGTGTCAGCCGCCAGTATTCCTTCCCGCGGCATATTCGTTTATCTCGTTTATCTCAGGGACATTACCGAGCGCAAAAAAGCTGAAGAAACCTTGCGGAATGAACGCAACAGATTCCGGACCCTGTCTGACAATGCTCCCTTCGGGATCACGATGATCGATGCACAGGGGGTCTTCACTTACATAAATCCAAAATTCAAAGAGCTTTTCGGATACGATCTCAATGATGTGCCGAACGGAAGGGAATGGTTTAAAAGGGCCTTCCCTGATCCTGTTTACAGGAAGAAGGTTGTCGCAACCTGGGTCAACGACATTAAATATGCCGGGTCCGGGCATAAACCCGTGTCCAGGACCTTTGATGTGACCTGTAAAGATCGGACAGTGAAAACCATCAATTTTATTCCCGTACAGCTTGCGACCGGTGAACATATCACGACCTTCGAGGATATCACCGAACGGATCCAGGCGCACGAGGCGCTGATCCGGTCACGCAATGAACTTGAAAGACTGAACATGGCAAAGACCAAGGCAGTGGATCATATCTCACATGAACTAAAAACCCCCCTTTCGGTCATACAGGGCAACATAAGGCTTTTAAAACGCAAACTTGACAATACCCAATCGTACCCGGTTATAAAAGGTCTCCTGGAGTCCCTCGAGAGGAACCTGGAACGGCTTTTCAATATTTCAGAAGAGACGGACAGGATCTTCATCGTCTCTCAGGAACTTGAGGCAGGGGCGACCCTCGATGAGTTGGAGCGTCTCTGGCAAAGGATAGAAGGTTTGTCCGACATCCCTCAGAACATCCGCACCCACTGGAACGTTGTTAAAGAATGGATGAACCAGTACACGGCCGGAAGCACCTTCTCTTTCCAATTAATCGACCTCTATTCATTCATCCTCTCCATCGTTGAGAAGGCGAAACATTCGGCAGCACACAGGGCCATACACTTTGAAGTTGAGGGACAAAACGACCTCTTCATCTTTATGGATCCTGTCATCATAAAAGATATCGGGGAAGGTCTCATCAAGAACGCTATCGAAAACACCCCTGACGGAGGGAAAATAAGGATCACCGCAGAGCAACAGGGTGACAGGGCGCTCCTGCGCGTTACCGATACCGGTGTGGGAATAACCGCCGACAATCAGCAGTATCTCTTTGACGGGCTTTTCCACACAAAAGACACTGAGATGTATTCTTCAAAAAGACCCTATGATTTTGGCGCAGGCGGAAAGGGGCTTGAACTTCTCCAGATGAAGTTCTACGCAAAACGATTCGGTTTCGATATCTCGCTCGCAAGTACACGGTGCAGGTTCATCCCCACTGACCAGGACCTCTGCCCCGGCGACATATCCCGGTGTCCTCACTGTGCAACCGATGAGGACTGTTTTCAATCAGGGACAACGTTCACGGTATCATTCCCGGTGGGACAAAAAACCCGTGAATCGCAAAAGAGCGGTGAATAG
- the rlmD gene encoding 23S rRNA (uracil(1939)-C(5))-methyltransferase RlmD: MTQLSVEIIDIAFPNNYGVAKKDGRVIFVPGGVFGDIVRIRIAKESKGFAYGAIEAVEGPSPFRTDPVCRHFGVCGGCTLQDLAYGKQLELKENYLRQALKRIGGIDIDRIEVLPIMPSPDQYLYRNKVELAFGEKDGEIVPGMRERVSPFREYDAAVVPITTCPIFSSVIEEIMPVVREFAGREGLTSYNTLTGKGVLRHLIVRESKTTGEMMVTLETTQKAVRNLSGLFEILKKHIPQITSLYLAINNKHGDTIYYNQLQRIAGKSYITEDIAGMTFRVYPQSFFQPNTKAAEILYKKIAEVAYPAGEEHVLGLYCGMGPIELYLSRYAQTVTGIDSLSDNIINARENCQINNIRNCVFYAGTIEKVLREIPPSKTDLLIIDPPRSGISKEGMKLITDLNPPRAAYVSCNPATLARDLKNLLGHGFGIAAIVPFDFFPHTAHLETLVLLKAVNSR; the protein is encoded by the coding sequence ATGACTCAACTATCAGTCGAAATCATCGATATTGCTTTCCCTAACAACTACGGCGTTGCGAAAAAGGACGGCAGGGTCATCTTCGTGCCCGGCGGCGTCTTCGGCGACATCGTCCGTATAAGAATAGCGAAGGAAAGCAAAGGTTTTGCCTACGGCGCGATAGAGGCCGTTGAAGGGCCGTCGCCCTTCAGGACAGATCCGGTATGCCGGCACTTTGGTGTCTGCGGCGGCTGCACATTACAGGATCTCGCTTACGGAAAACAGCTTGAGCTGAAGGAGAACTATCTCCGGCAGGCACTGAAGAGGATAGGCGGCATCGATATCGATCGCATCGAGGTGCTGCCGATTATGCCCTCGCCGGATCAGTATCTTTACAGGAACAAGGTTGAGCTTGCCTTCGGTGAAAAGGACGGTGAAATCGTTCCCGGAATGCGGGAAAGGGTTTCTCCTTTCCGGGAATATGATGCCGCCGTTGTCCCCATCACAACATGCCCTATCTTCAGTTCCGTCATTGAAGAAATCATGCCCGTTGTCAGGGAATTCGCCGGTAGAGAGGGGCTCACGTCATACAATACCCTCACGGGTAAAGGGGTTCTGCGGCACCTCATCGTGAGGGAATCAAAAACTACCGGTGAAATGATGGTCACGCTGGAAACAACACAGAAGGCAGTCAGGAATCTCAGTGGACTTTTCGAGATATTAAAGAAACACATTCCTCAGATAACAAGCCTGTACCTGGCGATCAACAACAAACACGGGGATACGATATATTATAACCAACTGCAGCGCATTGCCGGGAAATCTTACATCACAGAGGATATCGCCGGGATGACGTTCAGGGTCTATCCCCAATCCTTCTTCCAGCCGAATACAAAGGCAGCAGAGATACTCTACAAAAAAATAGCTGAAGTCGCATATCCGGCAGGCGAAGAGCACGTTCTGGGGCTTTACTGTGGCATGGGCCCCATCGAACTTTACCTTTCCCGCTACGCGCAAACGGTTACCGGTATCGATTCGTTATCAGACAATATCATCAATGCCAGGGAGAACTGTCAGATCAATAATATAAGAAATTGTGTTTTCTATGCCGGAACAATCGAAAAGGTCCTCAGGGAGATCCCGCCGTCAAAAACAGACCTCCTCATTATCGACCCGCCTCGAAGCGGCATCAGCAAGGAAGGGATGAAACTTATTACCGATCTCAACCCTCCTCGCGCAGCCTATGTCTCCTGCAACCCCGCAACGCTGGCCCGCGATCTGAAGAACCTTCTCGGCCACGGCTTTGGCATTGCTGCCATAGTGCCCTTCGACTTCTTCCCCCACACCGCCCACCTGGAAACACTGGTATTGCTTAAGGCAGTGAATAGTAGATAG
- a CDS encoding GNAT family N-acetyltransferase, whose protein sequence is MKIGDIKAMFNPKTVAVIGASDEEGSVGRALMENLLLSDKRKIFPVHPKKEVILGLETYHYIADIPEHIDLAIISTPAATVPGIVEECGKAEVEGVTIISAGFKEIGEEGKKLEQEIIEIRKRYGMRIIGPNCIGIIRPNIGLNASFLETNPGKGNIAFISHSGALGGAILDWAVNSHIGFSMFASLGSMIDVDFGDLIDFLGEDYQTRSIMLYMEGVGNAKKFMSAARGFARNKPIVIVKPGRFTESARAAHSHTGVMAGDDQVYNAAFKRSGVIRVKEFADLFHAAEVLDSQYLPKGQRLAIVTNAGGFGVLATDALMDLGGQLAVLSEKSISELDSFLPPFWSKGNPVDVLGDADRDRYVKAVRVCLSDTNIDGLLAIYAPQAILRPDILAEAIVEASKQTSKPIITAWIGGESAQKGRHIFLRSNIPTYDNPEDAVKTYLYMYKYSRNLALLYETPSELPLQDAPPKNHLKAFIRRVVREGRTLLTEEESKDFLINYGIPVTMPFMAHDAGDAISLANKIQYPVVLKIVSPEITHKSDVGGIRVGIYSDARLREEYAGLIRTVEEKAPQASITGVTVQNMIENIDYEIILGEKKDKDFGSVILFGMGGIGTEIFKDISVGLPPLNQTLARRLMEETEVYKMLHGYRGKPPADFKELEQIMVNFSNLIVDFPEIAEMDINPVAISNGRAYALDARIVLDPDCIEHTAQYPHLVITPYPTRYVTTWRMKGGAEVTLRPIRPEDEPLEHELLSTLSEETLRVRFFAIIKDISHEMLTRFCNIDYDREMAIVAEIREGDKKKIIGICRIIIENDLKTAEYAVLVHDDYQGKGLGYKLLDVIIGIAQDKELEEIYGIVLSENEKMLGTAKKLGFTPSYQPDGITKVTLRLR, encoded by the coding sequence ATGAAGATCGGTGATATCAAAGCCATGTTCAACCCTAAGACCGTAGCGGTCATAGGGGCAAGCGATGAAGAAGGCTCTGTCGGAAGGGCATTGATGGAGAACCTTCTTCTCTCCGATAAAAGAAAGATCTTTCCCGTCCATCCAAAGAAGGAAGTCATACTGGGGCTCGAGACGTACCACTATATTGCGGATATTCCGGAACATATCGACCTCGCAATCATATCAACCCCTGCCGCAACAGTACCGGGTATCGTTGAGGAATGCGGCAAAGCAGAGGTGGAAGGGGTTACGATCATCTCCGCAGGCTTTAAGGAGATAGGTGAAGAAGGGAAAAAACTGGAGCAAGAGATCATAGAGATACGGAAACGCTATGGCATGAGGATTATCGGGCCCAACTGCATCGGGATCATACGACCCAATATAGGTCTCAATGCATCATTCCTGGAAACCAACCCGGGGAAAGGCAATATAGCATTTATCTCCCATAGCGGGGCCCTTGGCGGCGCCATCCTGGACTGGGCGGTAAATTCCCACATAGGTTTCAGTATGTTTGCGTCGCTCGGCTCGATGATCGATGTGGACTTCGGCGACCTCATCGACTTCCTCGGTGAGGATTACCAGACAAGGAGCATCATGCTCTATATGGAAGGTGTGGGCAATGCAAAAAAATTCATGAGCGCAGCGAGGGGGTTTGCCAGGAACAAACCCATCGTTATTGTGAAACCCGGAAGGTTCACGGAAAGCGCCCGTGCAGCACACTCACATACAGGCGTCATGGCAGGTGATGACCAGGTCTATAATGCCGCATTCAAACGGTCAGGCGTCATCAGGGTGAAAGAATTCGCCGATCTTTTTCATGCAGCAGAGGTGCTCGATTCGCAATATCTTCCGAAAGGGCAGAGGCTTGCAATCGTTACGAATGCCGGCGGTTTCGGCGTTCTGGCAACCGATGCCCTCATGGATCTGGGCGGTCAGCTTGCTGTTCTCTCTGAAAAAAGCATCAGCGAGCTTGATTCCTTTCTGCCGCCCTTCTGGAGCAAGGGCAATCCGGTGGATGTGCTGGGAGATGCCGATAGGGATAGATACGTAAAGGCGGTCCGGGTATGCCTGAGCGACACAAACATAGACGGTCTGCTTGCCATCTACGCCCCCCAGGCAATACTCAGACCCGATATTCTTGCAGAGGCGATCGTCGAGGCCTCAAAACAAACTTCAAAACCGATTATAACGGCATGGATCGGCGGGGAATCCGCACAAAAAGGCAGGCACATCTTTCTCAGAAGCAATATCCCCACCTATGATAATCCGGAAGACGCCGTAAAAACATACCTCTATATGTATAAATACAGCAGGAATCTCGCCCTTCTCTACGAAACACCTTCTGAGCTTCCTTTGCAGGATGCGCCCCCGAAAAACCATCTGAAGGCCTTCATACGGAGGGTCGTCAGGGAAGGGAGGACCTTACTGACCGAAGAAGAATCGAAAGATTTCCTGATCAACTACGGTATTCCAGTCACTATGCCTTTCATGGCACACGATGCGGGCGACGCCATAAGCCTGGCCAATAAAATTCAATATCCTGTTGTCCTCAAGATCGTGTCCCCTGAGATAACACATAAAAGCGATGTGGGCGGCATCAGGGTCGGAATATATTCGGATGCCCGGCTCAGAGAGGAATATGCCGGGCTCATACGGACCGTGGAAGAAAAGGCCCCGCAGGCCTCTATCACCGGTGTCACCGTCCAGAATATGATAGAAAATATCGACTATGAGATCATCCTTGGGGAGAAAAAGGATAAAGATTTCGGTTCTGTTATCCTCTTCGGGATGGGGGGGATCGGAACCGAAATATTCAAAGACATCTCTGTCGGCCTGCCGCCCCTTAACCAGACACTTGCGCGGCGCCTCATGGAAGAAACGGAGGTCTATAAAATGCTGCATGGCTACCGGGGAAAGCCACCGGCAGATTTTAAAGAACTCGAACAGATCATGGTGAACTTTTCAAACCTCATTGTCGATTTCCCCGAGATAGCAGAGATGGACATAAACCCCGTTGCGATATCCAACGGCAGAGCCTATGCCCTCGATGCGCGAATCGTGCTGGATCCTGATTGCATTGAGCACACAGCGCAATATCCCCACCTCGTCATAACACCCTACCCTACGCGTTACGTAACAACCTGGAGGATGAAGGGCGGGGCAGAAGTCACTCTGCGTCCGATACGACCTGAGGACGAGCCCCTTGAACACGAGCTCCTTTCAACATTATCGGAGGAGACGCTGAGAGTAAGATTTTTTGCGATCATAAAAGATATTTCCCATGAGATGCTTACCAGATTCTGTAACATAGACTACGACCGTGAAATGGCTATCGTTGCGGAGATAAGGGAAGGCGATAAAAAGAAGATTATAGGGATCTGCAGGATCATAATCGAAAACGACCTGAAAACCGCCGAATATGCGGTACTGGTCCATGACGATTATCAGGGAAAGGGGCTCGGCTACAAGCTTCTTGACGTCATCATCGGGATAGCGCAGGATAAAGAGCTGGAAGAGATTTACGGCATTGTACTTTCGGAAAACGAAAAGATGCTGGGTACAGCAAAAAAACTGGGATTCACACCGTCATATCAGCCTGACGGGATAACGAAGGTAACGTTGAGATTGAGATAG